In one window of Paraflavitalea soli DNA:
- a CDS encoding ferredoxin--NADP reductase, giving the protein MLQPWRTGKVIRITDETASTKRFWIQVPELESFDFTPGQFVTLDLPIHEKPNKRWRSYSIASWPDGTNVFELVIVLLEGGAGTHYLFNEIKEGSELTLRGPQGVFVLPDPVDRDLFFICTGTGVAPFRSMSYHILNQQVPHQTIYLVFGCRKFGDALYGAELRDLETKVSSFRYIPTFSREEPGEHCTGYVHKVYESICTENKLPSAENPDLLVPKPAYFYLCGWKDMIDEAKQRIQGLGYDKKSIHQELYG; this is encoded by the coding sequence ATGTTACAACCCTGGCGTACTGGTAAGGTTATACGCATTACCGATGAAACGGCTAGCACTAAACGTTTCTGGATACAGGTGCCTGAACTGGAGTCTTTTGATTTTACGCCCGGCCAGTTTGTAACACTGGATCTGCCGATACACGAGAAGCCCAATAAGCGGTGGCGTAGTTATTCCATTGCCTCCTGGCCTGATGGAACGAATGTATTTGAACTGGTGATCGTGTTGCTGGAAGGTGGTGCCGGTACGCACTATCTGTTCAATGAAATAAAGGAGGGATCTGAACTGACGCTGCGTGGTCCGCAGGGTGTATTTGTATTGCCGGATCCGGTAGACCGGGATCTTTTCTTCATATGTACGGGAACAGGGGTGGCTCCTTTTCGCTCGATGAGCTATCATATCCTGAATCAACAAGTGCCGCACCAAACGATCTACCTGGTTTTTGGTTGCCGGAAGTTTGGTGATGCGTTGTATGGAGCCGAGTTGAGGGACCTGGAAACGAAGGTGTCCAGTTTCCGGTATATTCCTACTTTCTCGCGTGAAGAACCGGGAGAACATTGTACAGGGTATGTACATAAGGTATATGAAAGTATCTGCACTGAAAACAAACTTCCTTCTGCGGAGAACCCGGATTTGCTGGTGCCCAAGCCGGCTTATTTCTATTTATGCGGGTGGAAAGATATGATCGATGAGGCCAAGCAGCGCATACAGGGGCTGGGCTATGATAAAAAATCGATACACCAGGAGTTGTATGGCTAG
- a CDS encoding glycine--tRNA ligase, translated as MATDTNKFQAIISHCKEYGFIFPSSEIYDGLSAVYDYGQWGSELKKNIRDYWWKSMTQMHENIVGIDAAIFMHPTTWKASGHVDNFSDPMIDNKDSKKRYRVDHLIEGHAEALEKEGKKEEADALIAAMEALLAKDDMAGLKLLIEDNKIKCSISGTSNWTEVRQFNLMFSTQLGSVAEDANEIYLRPETAQGIFVNFLNVQKTGRMKIPFGIAQVGKAFRNEIVARQFVFRMREFEQMEMQFFIRPGTEDQWYAYWKEERLKWHLSLGISPEKYRYHDHVKLAHYAKAACDIEYEFPIGFKEVEGIHSRGDFDLSQHQKFSKKKLQYFDTEINQNYIPYVIETSIGLDRTILLILSEAYTEEDLSTPEKQDSRVVLKFPPKLAPIKLAILPLTKKDGLPEIARQIMDECKSQFYCFYEEKDTIGKRYRRMDALGTPFCVTVDHQTKEDNTVTIRYRDTMQQERIPLNKIMEIVQKQIN; from the coding sequence ATGGCAACAGATACCAACAAGTTTCAGGCGATCATTTCGCATTGTAAAGAGTACGGCTTTATTTTCCCTTCCAGCGAGATCTATGATGGATTGAGCGCCGTATACGATTATGGCCAGTGGGGCAGTGAGCTGAAGAAAAATATCCGCGACTATTGGTGGAAGAGCATGACACAAATGCATGAGAACATTGTAGGTATTGATGCAGCCATTTTCATGCACCCCACCACCTGGAAAGCCAGCGGCCACGTAGACAATTTCAGCGATCCTATGATCGACAACAAGGATAGCAAGAAACGCTACCGCGTTGACCACCTCATAGAAGGCCATGCCGAAGCCCTGGAAAAAGAAGGAAAGAAAGAAGAAGCCGACGCCCTGATCGCTGCCATGGAAGCCCTCCTGGCCAAAGATGATATGGCCGGACTCAAACTCCTCATAGAAGACAACAAGATAAAATGCTCCATTAGCGGCACTTCCAACTGGACCGAAGTACGCCAGTTCAACCTCATGTTCTCTACCCAGCTGGGCAGCGTGGCAGAAGACGCCAATGAGATCTACCTGCGACCCGAAACCGCCCAGGGAATCTTTGTCAACTTCCTCAATGTGCAGAAAACCGGCCGTATGAAGATACCTTTTGGTATTGCACAGGTAGGTAAGGCTTTCCGTAATGAGATCGTAGCCCGCCAGTTCGTGTTCCGTATGCGCGAGTTTGAACAGATGGAAATGCAGTTCTTTATCCGCCCTGGCACAGAAGACCAATGGTATGCCTACTGGAAGGAAGAGCGCCTGAAATGGCACCTCAGCCTGGGTATATCACCAGAAAAATACCGCTACCACGACCACGTAAAGCTGGCGCATTATGCCAAAGCTGCCTGTGATATTGAATATGAGTTCCCCATTGGTTTTAAAGAAGTAGAAGGTATTCACTCCCGGGGTGATTTTGACCTTAGCCAGCACCAGAAATTCAGCAAAAAGAAGCTGCAATACTTTGATACTGAGATCAACCAGAACTATATTCCTTATGTGATCGAGACTTCTATCGGCCTGGACAGGACCATATTGCTGATCCTGAGCGAAGCATATACCGAGGAAGACCTGAGTACGCCAGAAAAACAGGATAGCCGGGTGGTACTGAAATTCCCGCCCAAACTGGCGCCCATAAAGCTGGCAATACTCCCTCTTACCAAGAAAGACGGATTACCGGAGATCGCCAGGCAGATCATGGATGAGTGTAAATCACAGTTTTACTGCTTTTATGAAGAGAAAGATACCATTGGCAAGCGTTACCGCCGCATGGACGCCCTTGGTACCCCCTTTTGCGTAACAGTAGACCACCAAACGAAGGAAGACAATACCGTCACTATCCGTTACCGCGATACTATGCAGCAGGAACGTATCCCGCTAAATAAAATCATGGAAATAGTTCAAAAACAGATTAATTAA
- a CDS encoding nucleotide pyrophosphohydrolase, producing MEITLNEAQQQVDQWIKTVGVRYFNELTNLGILVEEVGELSRLLVRTYGEQSFKESDKNKNIADEMADVLWVLICLANQTGVNLTDALQKNFEKKNVRDADRHINNDKLK from the coding sequence ATGGAAATAACATTGAACGAGGCCCAGCAACAGGTAGACCAATGGATCAAAACCGTGGGAGTGCGTTATTTTAATGAGCTCACCAACCTGGGTATCCTAGTAGAGGAAGTGGGCGAACTCTCCCGACTACTGGTACGCACTTATGGCGAGCAGTCATTTAAGGAAAGCGATAAGAATAAGAATATTGCCGATGAAATGGCCGATGTATTGTGGGTCCTCATTTGCCTGGCCAATCAAACCGGCGTCAACCTCACCGATGCCCTGCAAAAGAATTTCGAGAAAAAGAATGTCCGCGATGCCGACCGGCATATTAATAATGATAAGCTGAAATAA
- the dtd gene encoding D-aminoacyl-tRNA deacylase yields the protein MRAVIQRVSQASVTIHTIIRASIGNGLLVLVGMEDADTSEDIEWLSNKIVNLRIFNDEQGVMNVSVKENGGDIILVSQFTLHAATKKGNRPSYIRASKPEVAIPLYEKMVAQLEKDLGKPIGTGEFGADMKVSLLNDGPVTIVIDTKNKE from the coding sequence ATGCGGGCAGTTATACAACGCGTCAGCCAGGCCAGTGTCACTATCCATACTATAATACGCGCGTCCATTGGAAATGGTTTGTTGGTATTGGTAGGAATGGAGGATGCCGATACCTCCGAAGACATAGAATGGCTTAGCAACAAGATCGTCAACCTCCGCATTTTTAATGATGAGCAGGGAGTGATGAACGTATCCGTAAAAGAAAATGGCGGCGATATCATACTCGTAAGCCAGTTTACCCTCCATGCAGCCACCAAAAAAGGCAACCGCCCCTCCTATATCCGCGCCAGCAAACCCGAGGTGGCCATTCCCCTGTATGAAAAAATGGTGGCCCAGCTGGAAAAGGACCTGGGCAAACCCATTGGCACCGGCGAATTTGGAGCCGATATGAAAGTGAGCCTTCTCAATGATGGCCCCGTAACGATCGTCATTGATACCAAAAACAAGGAATAG